The genomic stretch aaagtgctatgtacatctttattattgttgttactgttattatccacaaaataggaataatacctGCTCTTCCTGCTTCAAAGAGGTGTTATCAAGATCAAGTAAgagtgaaattttttaaaaaagagtgcaATTAAAAAACTTTGTTGGGAGTAGCTAggaggagcagtggataaagcactggccctggattcagggggacctgagttcaaatccagcttcatacacttgacacttactagctgtgtgaccctgggcaagtcagtcaaccctcattgccctgggagggagggaactttgttaaaataaaatgctacataaactCAACTATTACTATTTATACTTTACTAAAGTCTGATTCCAATGTCTCATAATGACATGGAGGTAATTCTGGCTTTTCTAAGACTATGTCACCAAAAGAAAGGCTTTACATAGGTTCCCAAGTGACAGACAATGTATTTTGTTTGAAGACCAGCTTAGCCAAGTTCAGTAAGACTAACTGAGGAAGAATTGTCCATCAAATGATTAATTTTTCTGGCCACAGCATCTGGGTGTAGAGACATTGTGACTCACATTAACAGATTAAAAAATacttatgaggatgaaatgacatACCATTAAAGCATCATTGTTATGTGACTGTCAAAAGATACCAACAGAAGAAACGGTTCCAAAAGTTGGATATGATGTCTGTAGCAGAGGCATGTCTTATCCATGAAAAGACTGGAGACTGGTCACTTTTTGTATACTCTTAgcttttcctcatttcccatcAGGCCAAACTCTTCTGGATTTgtcccagaaacctcttcattctggaagataacttcagccctggaattcacaTCTCAGAAGTACCCACAAACATACACCCAGCAAGAAAGACCCCTCTATCTGATTGGAGGGTGAAGGGCTCCTCCCAGAATTTCCATTTAAGAAGGCagccttcttttcatttcttatcaGCCTGCATTCTTTTGGGCTTTTTCCATGTTCTATGCTAGctaccttctttctctcccttttatatgctgtcttccctcttcaaatataagttccttgggagtaaggattaaaaaatgaatgaatgagtggatagttagattaataaataaataaatagatacatgacagacaaatggatggatgaattactgaatgaataaatggatgaataagtgaattaattaatttaattaattaagaagaagaaagattagaAAAGAGAATAGAGATAACccttctttttgcttgtttttatattgccaatgcttagcatagtgcttggtaatatagtaaatacttactgaaaacttgttgactgactgacatatatttattgaaataatattCTTGGTGGTGAAATattgctgtgctgtaagaaataccAAACATGATGAACATAAGGAAGCATACAAAGACATACAttagttgatgcaaagtgaaataagcacagccaaaaaaataatataaccAATGATAACAGCAAAGTTAATAGAAAGAACAATCATCATCAAAcaagtgaaaatgaatgttgcaaagtTATAGAAAACTAGGTTGTCCACAAAGAAGAGCTAGGAGAACATAACATGCCTTCTCTCTTTTGCAAAGGTATTGGGGGGCAGGGCTGCACAGGTGTGAAAAATGGCCCATCAtgtcatatttttttaatgtattgactatgggggcagctaggtgatgcagtggataaagcaccggccctggattcaggaggacctgagttcaaatccagtctcagacagttgacacttactagctgtgtaaccctgggcaagtcacttaaccctcattgcccccccccccaaattatgcAGCCATGTCTTAAAATTGATAATGTACCCAGAAATTATAGTTCCTTTAAGATTTTCCTGTTGAAATAGGAGCAGGAGGTCTTCCCAGCCCCTATCTAGAGATTTTCACTGAGAAATGTGTTGAAAATataatagattttaaacatatgTAATAATGGTTAGAGAACTACAGACTAGAGAGTTGTTACAAgaagtttattttccttttttttttaatgggaggaagtgaagagaaaataaattcttgttcattgaaaaataaattttaatagaaCTGCATGCTAGAAAGGAAATATGATCTCAGGATACCTGAACCTGGGGAAGTACCCattgggaaaagggagagaagataaagaaaactATTGCAGTACAAGGGTAGTCACAAAGAGTGATTTTCAGTCAACCCCCCTCCCATAAGCCCAGCACAGGAATTACCATATCCAAAAGCTGAGCAGTTGTTAATGGGCCATAactaaaaagaagggaagaggtagcTGAAAGATAACATTTGTTGGACAGAAGAAAGGATTGGGCCTCTGTGAGTTTGTGGTTAATGTTAATGCTAGATTCTAAAAGGGCTGGTAGAGCTGAGCAGCTCACTTGGTAATCCACATTAAGGGGTAAATACATGCTGTCTCAAATGCTATAATTCATTCAAGTAGTGAATTACCCAATGTgtgggaggggagaagatggGATATGAGCCCTGAGAAGGAAATAAGGATGAATTCGAAGTTATTTGGGGAAAATCCTTCAAGTTAAAAAGTCTAGAAACATTTATAAGTTTTTGAGACACCATAAACATACAGAAGTTCTTATTTGGGGAActgtatgaatgaatggatggatggatggatggatggatggatggatggatggatggatggatggatggatggatggatggatgaaagaaagaaagaaagaaactctaaGTAAAAGATTATGAACTGGTTTCTAGACTCAGGATAATTTTACAGATTTATTTTAAAGCCTAAAGAACAACACAAAAAGTTTTTATAGGCAATTCCACCTTACCACACAATGTTCCCCTTCACACAGTCTACACTTCACCATTCCCCAGATTCCTGTCACCTTATTCCACATCTGTGCCTTCGTTTTCACAATCCACTAGCTTGGATAGATCCACAGAGTCACAGAAAGAGAGCTAAAAGGAACCCACCTCAGAGGCCACATAGTCCAGtccccattttttacagatggagaagtgAGAATAAAatcaagtgacctgtccaaggtcccacagctagtatctgaagggGGAATTAgaaaatccaggttttctgattacCAGAACCCATGCTATCTCTTCTGTACCATCCAATCTCCCAAAAGAAGAAAACTCTTGTCTCTGCTTTCACCTTTCTACAACTCAATCTCTACCTGATGAAATCCTAACAATTTTTTTCGGGGAAccaggttaggtgatttgtccttcatgaagtcttccccatctccccagcagtacaaaacaaaactccaagtCCTGGTATAAGAGGATGTTGTTTTCACTTCTCTTATGAATGtaaatttcaatttctattaGAATTAGCTATGAATATGTTTTGTTTCCCCCAGTAGACTGCAAGCTTCTTCAATCAAATGGGcttaacatttgtaaagttttCAAAGTAGTATTtaaatggtagtggtggtggtggtggtcggCAGGGACCTTATCCCATACATCTTATCCCCCAAGCAGCCCAATTCCCTGACTTGCACTTAGTATTTGCATTACCTGACCAACTATATTCAATTGATTTTTCTCCAGCCAAGCACATGGCTCTCTAACAATGAACCTGAaactaaatacaaaaaaaaaattatttatgacCTATAGCCAGAATTATTCTTTTCTACCTGTAGCATTTTCCCATGACATCATCATTCATTCTGATTGACTTCTAAAGTGTATTGTCTTCCTAGAAtggcagcagcaatagcagcataCCTAGTGCTTACCAAGGACTAACCCTAATGTGTGTAAGGGTCCCAACAATTTCTGAACATGCAGATAAAAATCCTGAGTCTATCAGGAGATAGAACATCCCTaagtttccttcttcctttctaattCCTGTTCCTAGCCCCCTCTCACAAGCCAGTGTAGAACAGAGAACTCATCGTGTTCCAATGGATTTGCCTGACTTTTCCCCCCCAACAGTGAaagtttttttcccttaaaataaaTCTGTCAGAGCCACTTTCTATACTTTAgtgtttttttcaaaattgaaagCCTccggatttctttttttttcccccctcaggatTTCTAAGAGTGATTTCAGCCTGTTCTGAACCCTAAGAACACTTGGCGGTACAAAAGGCACACCAGATTTTGTAGTTTACAAATTCCCTCTGAATAGCCACCACTTCGCAGCTAGTTTGGGGAACAGAAAGCATTTCAGCAACTAGCCCTGCCACAAAGCACTAGGGGTTCTTAAGTGAGGGCTGCAGAATTCTTTCTGAGAGGGACAAAAGAGAGACTTCCTGTCATTCCCATTACTTTCTGCATGTGGGACCAATATGGGCAATGCAAAGTTTAAACAGTTGCaaatggagaaggggagggggcagtatcATGCCTAGTTTTacatatttctctatttctagGTGAAATTGAAAGGGAAGTCTTAGCATTCTCCTTTCGGAAAGCTAGTAGACCCCAGTGAAATGGCTGTTTACTGGGATGTTCCATTTCACCATTATTTGCTTATGGAAAATAAAGGGGAGTgacaggaaaagggagaaggggtgCAGGCgggggttggggaagagggagggaggcactGACCACAGTGCAGCACCAGTAACCTTGTCTTATGTGATCATTAACCTTGCTGGAAGGCGCAGCTGGCAGCTCACTCTGAGGTTTGTCATTAGAATTGAGCCGAGCCACACAGATACTGCAGGAGTATTTAAAGGATTGTTTGGTTTTCTGGGAGTGTTCTAGCTATCTTTCTGTGTGGCAGCAAAATGAAATTTCAGCTGctcttttttctattccttttttgcACGATGGGTATGCTTCTTATCAATGGACAAAGGCAAGGTAGGACTTTTACATTAATATGTTTGAATTGCATCATAGTGATCTGTGTGATGTGTCTATATACAGATATGCATATGGATGgatagtatgtgtgtgtgcatctatATACCTTTGTCTTCTGTAGATAGTTGAGAGGGACTGGAGGAAATGTTTCAGAATTCCAAAGCATGCTCCGCTCTCTGGTTAATTACTTTGATAGACTGTTAAAGTGATAGCTGAAgacaaatataaagataaatggGATACATAAGTTTTGCATCAGTGAGTTCAAAACATTGCACTCTgagctgttgctttttttttttcagttctgacCATCCAGAAAATTGGTGTGCTcattaaagcactaaataaaatcTTACATGTATAGCTAAATGGTAGAATACTAAATAGTTCATTTAAGTACCTTTGCTGAAAACTGGGATCTGCTAAGCTTAACTGGGTTTTATACCTTAATAGAATCACTGTGTAGCTTAAAGCAATTGAACTTTCTTAAGGGTGAAGGGCTATTCTATTTCTAGCAATAAAATTGAGTTGCTTctcttgaaataaaaaaaaatagcaaaagagagagagagagagagagagagagctatgtTCTTGTAGTGCTTTTATGAATGTAAAACAAAAAAGTCCTGGGCATGGCAGACATATATACTTTTGGCGTATAGTGTTTCTTTGCTTTAAGTACCTTCTTCAGTAATTGTCTCGATTATGATGCTCAGCTaccataatttttaataaaattggaaTATTATAAATCCAGGGAAGCATTCCAATCCCATGAACACTTACTTAACATATATCTGACACAGTAGTAGGCATTGGgaataacaaagacaaaagaacaaacacatcaatagtacctgccctcagggagcttatattccaaagaaaatcaaaaaacaTTCGAATATCCTTTTATATCCATGGATCCAAAAACCAACCATCTTGGTAGGAAGAGGAGTCAACCATGGCACTCAAACTAACAAGTTCaagtaataaaattatatgttgTTACCTGTGAGGGAACATTCTAAAAGTGGGCAATTGAAATAATAAATCGAAAAGACTAAGTGTAAGAGAATGACTCCATATATGAGTCCTCCCAGCTAGTCTAGttaggagagagaaaaggttATACAGAGAAATGCACATGTTCATGACTGGCTCCAGTTCAGActatcttttttgttattgttgaccagAAGTTCACTCACTCAGAGAATAAATCGCAACCAGTCTCCATGTGGTATGCCCTCTGACATTCACAAGAAAAATGTACTTTTCCAAATGAGCCCTGATCCGTTGTTTACAGCTTTTAGTTCTCCAGCACACTGAAGTATATAGAACGAAGTTTACTTTGGTCAAGGTTCTTGTAAAATATTGGTGATTAATTCACTGGGCAGAAACTGAAAGGGCAAGTTATGTTTAAGTAAGCGGCCCTTTAGGGGTAAAGAAGATGACAGCCCTGGCTGTATTGAGCTTGAAAATGCCCTCTTGATACATTCTGATTACCTTGTTAGCATTTTAGTAATACACATGAATTATGCATCCTGTTACCTCTTGTTGTATGGATTATCGTCCAGCAAACAACAAATGACCACCAGGCACCCTGGTTCTAAAAGATTTCttagcatgctccaggaccatgaCATACAAATTTTTCAGGGGgaggaatgaaaaatatttttgctttttctaattACAGGTAACCTGGCATTGAGAAGAAAACTGCATAGACACAGCTGTCTCCAGAGGAGATGCATGCCCCTCCATTCCCGGGTGCCCTTCCCCTGAGGTATTTCTGATAGCAAAAAtggctttcttcaaatttcaGCACTGTTCATTCAGATCTAGGTTGGAGCTGATCATAAAATCAGGCGCCAGGAGAATGCAATTATGAATGTGCCTCTAAACATGTGTTTTGAAATGCTGCGTGGGTAGCTGAGCATGTTCCCCAGAATAAGCACATTCCAAGTTAGACTTacgtggtatttttttttaaagcactcagAGATGCATTTTCTTAACCAAACCACAGCCATAATCTGTTTGGTCTTGATTCTTGGTTATTTCTTTTTGCCTGCAGACAGGGTTTGAAAAGAGAACAAAACTTATTTGTTAATCTAAACTCCGAGGCTGTATTCCTAGCCTCTCCGGTGTGGCTGGTGCTGATTACTAGGCTTTCtaggggaaaactggaagaggggagggcggggagatgggaaatggaggggggggggcacttGCTGCTGCCCTAATTTGCCTTTTGCAGCTTCAGATCCTAAATTAGCTTTCCCCTTAATTTCCCACCCACCAAAATGCTAATCTTTTCACTCTGGAAACTGCCTTCCCAATCAACCAAGGATACAGTTTGAAtctattaacttttaaaaagtgctaAAGTCAAAATGCTTCACATAAAAATATTCCTGTTGGTTTTTAACCGCCATGATTTGAAAGTCTACATtcattttaaaaggctttttttttttaagcctttcaAGATGTCTCTGGAGCTCAGCTTCTCAGCTGAGCAGTGTGCATATGCAAACACTAATTAACTAGTCCTGTTAGGTTGTATGTAGTTTTTATGGCTTCCATTGCAATGCCCATTGTTTGCTGGATGTTTTTCCTATCAGGTTAAAGCCCTGTGGTAAGAAGTCAGAAGAAGGAACTTAAAAGGTATAGTGATCAATAACTATAGACAAGGATAAAACCCAGAAAGAAGCCTGTTTTCTCAGCTTGATAGAAGGAGAAACTTGTTATAACCAGTTCTGGAGAAATAGTGACTACAGCTTgcatggagatgttttgcattaaAAACAACTACAACTAGAGTGTTTATCAGGAGAAATAATGTGTCAGGAGGAGCCTCTGCTCCAGGTTTTCTGAGCATTTTGTTATAAATAACAATGAGCTTTGCTTGTATCAGACAATAGCAAGAAGATTCCTgcatattagtaaagagagaaggagacaccCTTGCATAATTAAACACAAAGCATCCCTTATCCACAGGTCATCATGGCTTTCCCCACTAAATGCTGGCCATAAAAAAACCAACCTAGGTTGCAGGTAAACAAGTTGCTAGTTGGAATAAGAAAGTCTAAAAAGTTAAGGAAAATTCTGACTTAAAGCATTTGCAAAAGGAATGCCAAAGActggtatatttttttcttctctttgcatCCCTATCATCTCACAGGTGCCAGACATATAGTAGGAGCTCAATTAATGCCTTTTGAATCTAAATGAACTGAATGTAAACTTTCATCAACTTGTAGTAATCCTTAACTTTGGGCAACTGATAAACGGCCCCAGAATTCTGCTGATTCTAGTTTAGAATCTCTCCTTCAGTTTCTCAGTGTCTAGGTCAGCAAAACACTCTGGCTAGAAGCTTTGCACCTAGTTATGTGGTGGGGTTTTAAGTACTAAAATGCCTATTTGTACCATTAAAAGGTATACAGACACAACGCAAGATTACTCTGTCATTGCTGCtaacaaatattatattaaaaagaggGTAGAAATAGGAAGCAGAACTGTGATTTCTTTAGTTAAGGGAAGTGCAAAGTGAAGAATCTCCATTTACCAATGAAGGTCAGCACattctctaaatttataattttgaagagatgctacttgcccagggttacacaactagggCGTTTGGTGGCTTTTTAAGAAAGAAGGGGCAAGAGAGGAAAGCAGggccttcctggctttgaggtcagctcacttatccactccaccatactgcctctcatgaTAAGAATAATTAGGCATTACATTGTGACAGGGCAAGTtgtagccccattttatagataagaaaactaaggttcaATGAAGTTGACTTTCCTAATAAGTGGCAGGACCAAGACTCAAACTGAGTCTTCTAACTTGATGTTCACACCACAAACCCACAAAGCCTCTACCAGTATTATAACTTCCCCTTATCTCACATCCTTATTAGGCTTTTTTTATGGGCACTAACAAAGCAAGGGAAGTTGGGCTACAGAGCCCGGAGGCTCTCACTAAGCAAAGTGTCCCTTTCATCCCTGCTAAGGCCTAAGCCAACATTCTTTCACCTCCATGTTTCCTGCATGCTTTAAGCACAAATTGAATGTGAGGGGTTGGCTCAATTTAGCCCATGTAGGGCCATGTAACAGGGTAGATAAACTGAATAAAATGTAGTTTACATTGGAAGCTTTTCAGATTAGCCccttggtgatgaattctttggtccCCTTATTAGTGATGCATGCTGACCCCACTGTTACTTAGACAAATTGCCTAACCCTTCCCATTGAGCTGGTTTCATTAAAATAGCTACCCTGTATACAACCGATCCAACTGACTCGTTATTTTGGCATTAGGTGGACAAAGCCTTAGAGTCCCAAGTGGTGGATTTGATATAAGAATGGAGAACAAGATGATGCTTGTCAGTGATAAGCCAGAAAATCCACCATTAAGTGTTTGTGCAAGAGACAACCAAGTAGCAGCCAAAGGTAGCCTGGTTTTGTCGACTTTTATCTACTTTCCCAAAATTTCCTTCTTCTAATAATAAAATCTAACTGGCTGTTTTGACATTCTGGACATGGTAAATGAACCTTTTCATCCACTGAGTAATgaagatatattttaatttttatcataagAGCTTTTGGGGTACTGATTTTAGAACTGACTAATTTCTGGAACCAAGCAGATATTATCATTTCATATttcctaattcaattcaacaagcactgactaagcacctactttgtgttgGTCACAGGGCTCATTGATGGGGCTTGAGAatccagagggagaaaaatgacattcatgttttagttttttttaagacTACTGGGGGAGATTAGGTATGTATGTGAATAACACTGTGTTAGGTTATAGTAAGTACACAGAACATGCATGTACTCAAACGGAATGATATGAAGAAATGTTcaaggaagaaaatacttttaaattgcAAGGCACTGGGGTAGGACATGGGGGTACAGTGGTGAGATCGGGGAGGGTCAAACAAAGGAGAGATGGCATCTGACTTAAGCCTTAAATTAATCCTTAATGGATTTCAACAAGCTAGTGTCATCATCCCAATTAGAGAAGTCTCTTTGAAAtatgagaaccaagagaactatATTGTGAGCAAATGTTTTACAGTTCAAATAACTTATGGAGGCTCAGTAGATGGAATATTTAGAGAGTTTCTAGAAAGGACCATTACCAGTTGCTAATGGAGAATGTGACGAGCCAAAGCCTTGAAGCCTTTATATAGATTGAATTGTTTGTTGAGTTAGAGTTAGACCCAAGTAAGTTTCCCAGACTTGAGGAAGTGGCAGCTAGTTCTCTGGGGCTCCTAGGAAAAGACATGACATGagcatgtctgtgtgtgttttttctatTATAAAGACTGACAGGCAGCTGAAGAAGCCAGGGCATTGTGTCTGCATGTCCCTTTCTAGGGTGTCTTTTGTGTTCCATGGCCACATTAAGTAGTCTCTGTTGGTAAAGAGTTCTctggtaaaaataataataatttttaaaaaaactagaatttattgaatatggGAATAACATTGTCACATCTGTgcataaggaaaatcactttggtagctgtgtggaagatggactgaagtGAGGAGGCAGAAAGATCagttaggagactattgcaataatctaggaaaGAGGAGATGAGGACCTGAACCAAGGAGTGGTTGAGTGAGTAGACAGAAGAAATGGGAAGAAGGGACAAGATTTGGCCACTAAATGGATTTTCAGGGTGAAGGACAGTAGGGAGATGACAATAAAACCAAAGTTACAAGTCTGAGAGATTAGAAAAACTGCAGGATCTTTGATAGAAATAAGGAGGCTTTGAAGAAGGGTCAGTTGTAGAGGAAGGAGGAGTGTAAAGCTAATTAATTCCATTTGgtacatactgagtttaagatctCTATCAAATATCCAGTTTGCAATGTCCAGTAGGCAACTAGTGATGCAGAATTGAAGCTCAAGGGAGGGACTGGAGTAtgtggaaggagaagagggaccCAGGACAGATTCTGAGGGAACACCCATCAGTAGGGAGTTTGAT from Dromiciops gliroides isolate mDroGli1 chromosome 6, mDroGli1.pri, whole genome shotgun sequence encodes the following:
- the APELA gene encoding apelin receptor early endogenous ligand, translating into MKFQLLFFLFLFCTMGMLLINGQRQGNLALRRKLHRHSCLQRRCMPLHSRVPFP